The genomic DNA TGGCAGGCTCGATGATGCGGGCCGCGCGCAGGCGCTGGCTCGCCTCGAGGCAGACCGGGTGCCGATCACGCCGGAGCAGATCGATGCCGCGGCGCAGAAGTACTACCGGGACCGGGTGCGCCGGTCACTGCTGGGTGCAGTCGCCGGGCCGGTCGGGATCGTGCTGGCGATCTGGGCGATCTCGTCGATCGCTTCTGGAGGGTTCATCTTCTTCTGGCCGATCTTCGTCATCATTCCCTCGCTGCTCGGCGGTTTGGGGCACATCGCACGTAAGGACGAGATCATCCGCAATCGGAAGAAGGAGCTCACCCGCAGGGCTCGGGCCCAGCTCGGTGATGCTGAGGCCAAGCGACAGCTCGAAGAGGGCAAAGCTCCCGAGCGGGATTATGAAGCCGACTTCGGTACGGGCCTGCAGCCGCCGCATCCTTCCCATCCGCCGTACTCTCCCGGACAGATCTCACGCCGGGAAGAGCGGGACCGGCGCCGTCGCATCGCCGCCATAACCGCGATAACCCCTGGGACTGAGGGCACGGCTCCGGTCCAGCGGACCCTGTTCTGGCTCAGACTTGAAAGATCCGGATCTGCCCGAAGTCTTGAGCTTTGTGCGTGGTGAACCACATCGTGTGCGAGAAGTGCCGCAGGTCGTCGGCCTCGGCCTGCCGGTATCCCCATGCGGCTGCGGCCTTGCCGTGGGTGATCGCCGCTTCGAGGTGGCCGACCTCGCGAGACTGGCCGGACAATGTCAACAGCGCCTCGAGGACGGCGTCCCGGCCGGTGTGGGTTTCGACGTCGGAGGCGTGGACGATATGGAGCACGCAGTCGTCGGCGATCACCTCGTTGAGTGCTTCTCTGCCGCCGTTGAAGAGATTCTCCTCGAACGTCGCGACGAAGACGTTCTTCGGACTGTTTCCGCAGGAATCGGTTCCGGTGAAAGTCATGGGTCCAGCCTATGCGGGGCGAGGCTGCGGAACAACGGGTCGACGGGCCGCCTCGGCGATGATGGTCGCCGACTCACGACGAGCGGACACGTCCGCGTGAACGATCTGGCCATCGGGCCGGGATCCGGGAGCCGCAGCACGAAAACGGCCGTGCCGGCACCCTTGCGGGCACCGGCACGGCCGATCGAACAAGCGGTGGCTATCAGAACCCCATGCCGCCCATTCCGTCCATACCGGCAGCTGCGTCTGCACCTGCGGCGGCCTTCTCGGGCTTGTCGGCGACAACCGACTCGGTGGTGAGGAACAGACCGGCGATCGAGGCGGCGTTCTGCAGAGCAGAGCGGGTCACCTTGACCGGGTCGTTGATGCCGGCGGCCAGCAGGTCCTCGTACTCACCGGTTGCGGCGTTGAGACCGAATCCGGCTTCGAGGTTGGCGACCTTGTCGGCAACCACACCGGCTTCGAGGCCGGCGTTCGTGGCGATCTGCTTCAGCGGGGCTTCGATGGCAACCTTGACGATGTTGGCACCGGTGGCCTCGTCTCCCTCGAGTGCGAGGTCGGCAAATGCAGCCTTGCCAGCCTGGATGAGCGAGACGCCGCCACCGGCGACGATTCCCTCTTCCACGGCAGCCTTGGCGTTGCGCACGGCATCTTCGATGCGGTGCTTGGTTTCCTTGAGCTCAACCTCGGTGGCGGCTCCGGCCTTGATGACTGCAACACCGCCGGCCAGCTTGGCCAGACGTTCCTGCAGCTTCTCACGGTCGTAGTCGGAGTCCGAGTTCTCGATCTCAGCGCGGATCTGAGCGACCCGTCCGGCGATCTCCTCGGCGTCTCCGGCGCCCTCGACGATGGTGGTCTCGTCCTTGGTGATGACGACCTTGCGGGCGGTGCCCAGCAGATCGGTGGTCACGCTGTCGAGCTTGAGCCCGACTTCCTCGGACACGACCTGGCCACCGGTGAGGATGGCGATGTCGGCGAGCTGAGCCTTGCGACGGTCACCGAAGCCCGGAGCCTTGACGGCCACGGACTTGAAGGTGCCCTTGAGCTTGTTCAGCACCAGGACGGCCAGGGCTTCGCCCTCGACGTCTTCGGCGATGATGAACAGCGGCTTGTTGGACTGCTGGACCTTCTCGAGGACGGGCAGCAGGTCCTTCACGTTCGAGATCTTGGAGTTGACGATGAGGATGTAGGGATCCTCAAGGACAGCTTCCTGGCGATCGGTGTCGGTGACGAAGTAACCGGAGATGTAGCCCTTGTCAAAGCGCATACCCTCGGTCAGTTCGAGCTCGAGTCCGAAGGTGTTGGACTCCTCGACGGTGACGACGCCTTCCTTGCCGACCTTGTCGATGGCCTCGGCGATCAGTTCGCCGATTGCAGGATCTCCGGCGGAGATGCCAGCGGTGGCGGCGATCTGTTCCTTGGTCTCGATGTCGATGGCGTTGTTCAGCAGCACGTTCGTGACGGCCTCGACGGCCTTCTCGATGCCGCGCTTCAGGCTGAGCGGATCAGCACCGGCTGCCACGTTGCGCAGGCCTTCGCGGACGAGAGCCTGTGCGAGCACGGTAGCGGTGGTGGTTCCGTCGCCTGCGACGTCGTCAGTCTTCTTGGCGACTTCCTTGACGAGTTCGGCGCCGATCTTCTCGTAGGGGTCCTCGAGTTCGATCTCCTTGGCAATGGAGACGCCATCGTTGGTGATGGTCGGTGCGCCCCACTGCTTTTCGAGCACGACATTGCGACCGCGGGGTCCAAGGGTCACCTTGACCGCGTCCGCAAGCTGGTTGAGGCCAGCTTCGAGTCCTCGACGAGCTTCTTCGTCGAATGCAATCATCTTTGCCATAGCGGCTTAGATCCTCCCTGATGGAGTGGAGTGGGAATCCAGAGCAGTCATCAACGCCCGCGACGGCAGAGAGTGTGTCCGCATGTTCCATTCCACATATGGACCACGCTCTCGAGACGACTGGTGGGAATCCATCGGTTTTCACCAGTACTAGATTTAGCACTCTCCCCATGCGAGTGCAAATAATTGTCGCCCGCCAAGACGGGTGAGGGCGACTGCGATCCGCGAATTGTCGGCGCGCGGTGAAGGTGCGGAGGGCAGTTCGGCCCAGCGCGAAACGCCCTACTGCCCCGAGCATTTCGCATCAACGGCTTCAAGATTCATAGGAGGTGATCTTGAGCGGCGCATATGCATTTCGAAGCCGCGGGCACTGAAAAGCGCCGAGCAGTTGCCTGCTCGGCGCTTCCCCCGTGCGATTGGTGCCTGTCGGCCCGAAAGCCGTTCCGACGCCCTGCCGCAGCGGATCAGAAAACTGTGCTGACAGCAGCCAGTCTCAGAGGAGGGTGACGGACTCCGCCTGAGGACCCTTTTGTCCTTCTCCAACTTCGAACTGAACCTGCTGGCCCTCTTCGAGAGAGCGGTAGCCGTCCATCTGGATTGCGCTCCAGTGAACGAACACGTCCTGGTTGTCGCCTTCGAGGGTGATGAATCCATAGCCCTTTTCAGCGTTGAACCACTTGACGGTACCTTGTGCCATTACTTCTCCATACAGTGCAGTGCCATTGAAATCCCGCATCGCAGCCGCGATCAGATGACCCCACCCGAGATACGGAAGCTAGTAAAACTCAACTGACCCCGCGACTTCCCTCATTGACCTCTAGAGAATAATCTCGGTGAAGCACGAATAGAACACAAGGTGCTGTGCTTGCCTAGCTGTTGCAACTCTACCGCAGGCACGCATCCCGCCTAGAGTGGTTCAGCACTGTTATAGATTCGTTATCTAAGGGTTCCTGCCCAGTTCACAGCGGGGATCGCGACGCATGAAATCAGACCGTTCGGTCAGAAATTCGCCGAGGCGGCCGACACGGTCACGCGCGCGCCGCAACCGAGGAGTCCCGCCGACTCATGCCCTCATAACCGAAGCGGCCGAGCCCGAACCGATCCCGCCGACTCAGCTGCGCTGCTGCGCCACCGAATCGCTTCGGATCACTCTGAGTCCCCGCCTTCGCTGGGTTCAGGACCGCGATCGGCGATGTCCGAACAGATGACGACGGTGACGTCGGCCTCGAAGTCGGACGAGGCCTCCGTGGCAGAGACTCCCAGCGACTTGGCGACGAGCTTGGCCTGGGACGCGTTCTCTTCGCCGTTGTAGTACACGGTCGAATCAGTGAGGTTCGTCGAATAGTTGCCGACCTGCCCGAGCTTCCAGCCCTTCTCCTCGACCGCCTCGGAGAAC from Brevibacterium sp. JSBI002 includes the following:
- the groL gene encoding chaperonin GroEL (60 kDa chaperone family; promotes refolding of misfolded polypeptides especially under stressful conditions; forms two stacked rings of heptamers to form a barrel-shaped 14mer; ends can be capped by GroES; misfolded proteins enter the barrel where they are refolded when GroES binds) produces the protein MAKMIAFDEEARRGLEAGLNQLADAVKVTLGPRGRNVVLEKQWGAPTITNDGVSIAKEIELEDPYEKIGAELVKEVAKKTDDVAGDGTTTATVLAQALVREGLRNVAAGADPLSLKRGIEKAVEAVTNVLLNNAIDIETKEQIAATAGISAGDPAIGELIAEAIDKVGKEGVVTVEESNTFGLELELTEGMRFDKGYISGYFVTDTDRQEAVLEDPYILIVNSKISNVKDLLPVLEKVQQSNKPLFIIAEDVEGEALAVLVLNKLKGTFKSVAVKAPGFGDRRKAQLADIAILTGGQVVSEEVGLKLDSVTTDLLGTARKVVITKDETTIVEGAGDAEEIAGRVAQIRAEIENSDSDYDREKLQERLAKLAGGVAVIKAGAATEVELKETKHRIEDAVRNAKAAVEEGIVAGGGVSLIQAGKAAFADLALEGDEATGANIVKVAIEAPLKQIATNAGLEAGVVADKVANLEAGFGLNAATGEYEDLLAAGINDPVKVTRSALQNAASIAGLFLTTESVVADKPEKAAAGADAAAGMDGMGGMGF
- a CDS encoding cold-shock protein; this translates as MAQGTVKWFNAEKGYGFITLEGDNQDVFVHWSAIQMDGYRSLEEGQQVQFEVGEGQKGPQAESVTLL
- a CDS encoding DUF1707 domain-containing protein yields the protein MNASPLWSRFSADPRSYGQVRASDADRVVVSDVLSEGYALGQLDVEEFDERTEAATKIKTLGEVPALIEDLVLADPAEVEPGRLDDAGRAQALARLEADRVPITPEQIDAAAQKYYRDRVRRSLLGAVAGPVGIVLAIWAISSIASGGFIFFWPIFVIIPSLLGGLGHIARKDEIIRNRKKELTRRARAQLGDAEAKRQLEEGKAPERDYEADFGTGLQPPHPSHPPYSPGQISRREERDRRRRIAAITAITPGTEGTAPVQRTLFWLRLERSGSARSLELCAW